From the uncultured Methanomethylovorans sp. genome, the window CCATGTTAAAAGGTTGTTGGATATGACTGACAAAAGTACTAAAAAATTACTGGTACTGGGGACTGCCTCGGATGTAGGCAAAAGCATAATGGTCACAGGCCTTTGCAAGATCCTTTCAGAAAAATACCGAGTGGCTCCGTTCAAGGCTCAGAATATGAGTCTCAATTCCTGGATCACTAAAGATGGTAAGGAAATAGGCATAGCACAGGCGGTGCAGGCCAAGGCAGCAGGTGTTGATCCTACTGCTGATATGAATCCTGTACTTCTGAAACCCAAAGGTGACAGGACTTCACAGGTCATCATACTGGGTGAGCCATTTGCTGATAAATCGGCAGGCAACTACTACGATTCGATCTCGGAGACCATGGAAGTGGTAAAGGGGGCTCTGGACAGGCTTGGTGAGAAATACGAGCTCATTGTCATGGAAGGAGCAGGCGGAGCTGCGGAAATTAATCTCTATGATCGGGATATCGTGAATGTAGGCACAGCAAGGCTTACGCAGGCGCCCATCATTCTGGTAGGCAACATCGAATCTGGTGGTGTCTTTGCAAGCCTCTATGGCACAGTTGCACTGTTGCCCGAGGATATACGCGGCAACATAAAGGGTTTCGTTATCAACAAGTTCAGGGGAGATCCGGCCATCTTGGAGCCAGGGTTGAGGCAACTGGAGGAGATGACTGGCATCCCTGTATTGGGTGTATTGCCCTATTACAAACTCAATATCCCATCTGAGGATTCCATGGCCATCATCTCGAAAAGCAGGAATACTTCTTCAGGCTGCCTGAACGATGTGGACATTGCAGTAATCAGGCTGCCACGTATATCCAACTTCACCGATTTTGAACCTCTGGAGCGCCTGGCAAAGGTGAGGTATGTCGAACTGCATGAAGACCTTGGAACTCCTGACTGTATTATTATCCCGGGTACCAAGAATACTATCAGTGATCTTTTGGACCTAAAGACAAGTGGAATGGATAAGCAGATCCAGAAAATGTATGGTAAGGTGCCAATTTTTGGAATATGCGGCGGTTACCAGATGCTAGGCAAGACCTTACATGATTCTGGTATAGAAAACGGCCGGGAGGCAGATTATGAGGGTCTGGGGCTTCTTGAAGTGGAAACAGCTTTCGGCGAGTACAAGAAGACTACTACACAGGTAAAAAAGAAAGTCGTTGCCGAGGGACCTATATTCCGTCATATCAAGGGTGAGGAAGTGTGGGGATACGAGATTCACATGGGTAAGACGGAGACCCCAAGGACTGTCTTTGGTGATGATGGCAGCATCGACGAGGGTGGGATTGTCATAGGTACATACCTCCATGGTCTGTTTGAGAACAGCAATGTAAGAACTGCCCTGATGATTTATCTGGCTGAAAAGAAGGGTGTGGAGTTCCATCCCGAAGTGGCGACCACCGAAGAAGAAGCATACAAGGAGCTTGCCGACATCGTACGCAGTTGTCTGGACATGGATAAGATATATGAGAT encodes:
- a CDS encoding cobyric acid synthase: MTDKSTKKLLVLGTASDVGKSIMVTGLCKILSEKYRVAPFKAQNMSLNSWITKDGKEIGIAQAVQAKAAGVDPTADMNPVLLKPKGDRTSQVIILGEPFADKSAGNYYDSISETMEVVKGALDRLGEKYELIVMEGAGGAAEINLYDRDIVNVGTARLTQAPIILVGNIESGGVFASLYGTVALLPEDIRGNIKGFVINKFRGDPAILEPGLRQLEEMTGIPVLGVLPYYKLNIPSEDSMAIISKSRNTSSGCLNDVDIAVIRLPRISNFTDFEPLERLAKVRYVELHEDLGTPDCIIIPGTKNTISDLLDLKTSGMDKQIQKMYGKVPIFGICGGYQMLGKTLHDSGIENGREADYEGLGLLEVETAFGEYKKTTTQVKKKVVAEGPIFRHIKGEEVWGYEIHMGKTETPRTVFGDDGSIDEGGIVIGTYLHGLFENSNVRTALMIYLAEKKGVEFHPEVATTEEEAYKELADIVRSCLDMDKIYEMIGES